One genomic window of Motacilla alba alba isolate MOTALB_02 chromosome 1, Motacilla_alba_V1.0_pri, whole genome shotgun sequence includes the following:
- the LOC119695002 gene encoding trypsin I-P1-like, whose product MKCLLLLAFIGVAVAFPTFAEDDDDKIVGGYTCAKNSVPYQVSLNSGYHFCGGSLISSQWVLSAAHCYKSRIQVQLGKHNLELTESTQQFINSAKVIRHSGFSSYTLDNDIMLIKLATPAKLSNAVQTVPLPTSCVAVGTTCLISGWGNTLSSGSNYPDQLQCLKAPVLSAEQCSDAYPGQITKNMMCVGFVEGGKDSCQGDSGGPVVCNGQLQGIVSWGYGCAQRGYPGVYTKVCNYVSWIRSTIASN is encoded by the exons ATGAAGTGCCTGCTGCTTCTCGCCTTTATTGGGGTGGCTG TTGCCTTCCCCACCTTTGCTGAAGATGATGATGACAAGATTGTGGGAGGCTACACCTGTGCAAAGAACTCTGTGCCCTATCAGGTGTCCCTGAATTCTGGATATCACTTCTGTGGAGGTTCCCTCATCAGCAGCCAGTGGGTCCTGTCGGCTGCTCACTGCTACAAATC tcgCATCCAAGTGCAGCTTGGGAAACACAACCTGGAGCTCACCGAATCCACACAGCAGTTTATCAACTCTGCTAAAGTCATCCGCCACTCTGGCTTCAGCTCCTACACCCTGGACAATGACATCATGCTCATCAAGCTGGCCACCCCAGCCAAGCTCAGCAATGCTGTCCAAACCGTCCCTCTGCCTACCAGCTGCGTGGCCGTTGGCACCACCTGCCTGATCTCCGGCTGGGGCAACACTCTCAGCAGCGGCT CTAACTACCCGGACCAGCTGCAGTGCCTGAAGGCTCCAGTCCTCTCCGCCGAGCAGTGCTCTGATGCCTACCCTGGGCAAATTACCAAGAACATGATGTGTGTAGGATTcgtggagggaggaaaagactCCTGCCAG GGAGATTCTGGCGGTCCCGTGGTCTGCAATGGACAGCTCCAGGGCATTGTCTCCTGGGGTTATGGATGTGCCCAGCGGGGCTATCCCGGAGTTTACACCAAGGTTTGCAACTACGTCTCCTGGATCCGGTCCACCATCGCCTCCAACTAA